The DNA region CACCGCGAGCACCGCGGCGTAGCCGCTCGTCTGCGCCGAGCGCATCGCGCCGAGCGCGAGCCAGTAGAGCGCCTCGGCGCCGGGCGCCTCCACCCGCGCCGCGGCCGCGGCCGGATCGTCGCCGCGGTCGATGGCCTGCGCCCACGCCGGCGAGAGCGCCCGCAGCGCCCGCTCGGCCGCGCGCGCGGACGCGTCCCAGGCCGGCCGGGCGCGCGCGGGATCGTCCGCGGCCAGGCCGGCGAACGCCTCGGCGCGCGCGAGGCGCAGCTCGGGGACCGGGTCGCCGGGGCGGACCGCCGCGGCGCGCCCGTACGCGGCCACCGCCTCGGCGAGGCGGGCCGGCTCGTCGCGATCCGCGTAGGCGCGGTCGCCCTCCGCGAGCGCCTGCTCGTAGCGCTCGGCGGCGGCGCGCGCGGCGTCGGGCGAGGTGGGCGGCGGCGCCTCGGCGGCGCGCCGGCATCCCGGCCCGCCAAGGGCCACGGCGGCCGCGGCCGCCAGGGCGGCCAGGGTCGTTCGGGAGGCGTTCACGGTGCGTGGCTCCGGCGGGCGGGCGTCACCGCCGCTTCTTCCCGCCCGGCTTGCGGCCCGGGGCGCGGGCGCGCGCGCTGGCCGCCTTCTCCTTGCGGGCCGGCCGCTTCGCCGGGTGCGGCCGCGCAGGGCCCTTCCCCTTCCCCGCGGCGGGGCGCTTCGCGGCGGGGCGCGCGGCGGCGACCGGGCGCTTCGGCTTCGCCGCCGGCGGCGGCGGACGCGCGGCCGGCGCCGGGCGCGCCGCGGGCCCCGGCGGGCGCGACGGCGGCGCCGGGCGGGCGGTGGGCGCGGGCGGGCGGGCTGCCTGCGCCGGCGCTCGGGGCGGGGTGGCCGCGGGCCGGGCGGGCGCGGCGGCGGGCGGGGCTGCAGGGCGGGCGGCGGCGGGCGCGCCGGGGCGCGGCGGGGCCGGGGGCGGCGCGAGCGGGCGCGGCGGCGCCAGCGCGCGGCCGGTGACCGGGGCCGGACGCGGCGGCTGCGCGCGCGACAGCTTCGCGAGCCGGGCCTCCTCCTCCGCCGGCGTCACCACCAGCGGCGGCTGGCCGGCGCGCTGCCGGGTCTCGTCCTCGGCGCTGTAGTAGAGCTGGAACCCGGCGATGCCGCGCACCACCAGCTCGCCCCGCTGGTTCTCGGCCCAGGTCTCGATGTCCACCGCGTAGCGGCCGCCCTCCTCGAAGCGCCGGTCCACCACGCGGCCGCGGACGGTGAGCACGTCGCCGGGCCAGACGATCTTCACGAACCGCGCCTGGAACCTTCGCAGCCGCGCCCCGCGCACCCAGTCCATCACCAGCTCGCCCAGGAACCCCATGCTGAGCATGCCGGGGGCGAGCGCGCTGGGGAAGCCGGCGTTCTTCGCGTGGACCTCGTCGATGCAGAGCGGGTTCCAGTCCTCGGCCGCGCCGGCGTAGCGCGCGATCTGCAGGCGGTCCACCGGCGGCTTCACCAGGGGGGGCAGCTCGTCCCCCACCTTGACCGCCTCGAAGTAGAGCTGGCGTGCGGTGAGCGTCATCGTCTCCTCAGCGGCGCAGCAGCAGCGTCTCGCGCGACCGGAACACCACCTTGCCCTCCGGATCGCGCCCCTCGTCCTCGAGCACGAGGACGTCGGTGGGGCCGCTCGCGCCGGCGCGCTCCTGCACGTCGGCCACCCGGGTCACCACGGTGATGCGATCGCCGGCCACCAGCGGCCGGGCGTACTCGAACTGCTGCTCGCCGTGCAGCACCGAGCGCGTGCCGAGGTCGAGCGAGTGGCGGAAGCGCTCGTTGGAGGTGAGCGCCGCCGGGAACGTCGGCGGGGCGACCAGCGCCGGGAAGCCCGCGGCCCGGGCGATGGCCTCGTCCTGGTAGAGCGGGTTGGGATCGCCGAGCGCCTCGGCGAAGCGGCGGATCGCGCCGCGCTCCACCTCGTGGACCACCGGCTCGCTCTCCCTGCCGATCAGCGATCTGTCGAGCATGCGCCCTCTCGTTCACCGGCCCGCGGGCAGGTCGAGCACCGTGACGAGCCCGCGCAGCTCCGTCACCGCCACCGCCGCGTTCACCACCGCCGCGGCGGTGGCCGCGTCGCCGGGGATGCCGCCCGGCACGACCAGCCGGAGCGGCGGGTCCGCGTCCAGCTCGACCTCGTCGCGCGGGTCGTCGGCGTCCACCGCGATCGTCAGCTCGAGCCGCACCACCTCGCGCTCGTCGGCGAACACGCGCGCGACCTGGGTGAAGCCGGCCACCTGCCCGCGCCGGACCGGCACCGGGCCGCCCCGCGCGTCCTCCTCCGCGACGAGCGGCGCGAGCTCCTCGTCCACCTCGTCCACGCCGAGCCCGAGCCCGGTGGCGGCCAGCGCGGCCGACTCGGCCAGGCCGACGTGCCCGACCTCGCCGCGCTCGGCGGCCTCGTGGAACGCGTCCTCCGTCAGGCCCGCGCCGATCTTCCGCAGCAGCGCCGCGCGCCGGCGCGACGCGTCCACCACGCGCAGCCCGCGCACGTGGCGCACCGGGCCGGTGGCGTGGCCGAGCACCGCGGCCAGCCGGTCGAGCACGAAGCCCGGGTTGGCGCCGGTGCCGAGCACCGCCACGTTGCGCTGCTCGCAGAGCCGGTCGAGCGCGTCGGCGGCCTCCTCGTGGCGCAGCCACGGGTAGGCGAGCTCCTCGCACGTGGACACGACCGACAGCCCGGCGCGCACCGCGCGCTCGACGTCGGGGCGGACCGCGTCGAGCGTGCTCGCGGTCGCGAGCAGCAGCACGCCCCCCTTCGCCGCGGCGAGCGCCGCCTTCGGGTCCGCCGCGATCTTCAGGGCGGGCGCGGGGACGCCGAGCAGCTCGCCGAGCGGGCGCCCTGCCAGCGACGGGTCGGAGTCCACCGCCGCCACCAGCTCGAGGTCCGGACGGGCCAGCGCGGCGCGGGCGATCGCCCGTCCGATCTCGCCGAGGCCCATCACCACCACCGGGATGCCGCGCGCGTCCAAACGCCCCTCCGGAGGACCCGGGCGACGTGGCCTCGATCGCCGGATCTTCAAAGATTCACGGGCATTTATAGTGCACGTGATCGGGGCCTATCAAGAAATCCGGGGAGCGGGCCCCGCCGAGCCGCGCGGGGGTGCATGTGCGCGCGCAGTCACCCGGGGTGCATGGCGCACCGAGTCAAGCTGCGGGCTTTGCTGGGAAAGGACGGGGCCGGCTCAGGAGCCGATGAGCTGCTCGAGGTAGGCGCGCGCCACCGGGACCGACCACTCGCGCGGCCCGATCACCATCGAGACGAGCTTCCCGTCCTTCCCGACGATGTACGACTCCGGGAACTTGTACGAGTCCGGGCAGCCGCCCCGGGCGGCGCAGTAGTAGCGCATCGTGACCGACTGGTCGGCGTCGAGCACCACCGTGGCCCCGGCGGTGGACCCCATGTAGGGAGGCGCGGAGATGAACTCGCGCACGGGGTCCCACGCCTCGTCCACCGAGACCGCGACCATCCGGAACTTGCCCGGGTACTTCGCCTCCAGCTCGCGGCCGAGCGCCAGCATCGACGGCATCTCGGTGCGGCAGGGCGGGCACCAGGTGGCCCAGAAGTTCACGAACACCACCTGCCCCTTCGCGCTCTCGAGCGAGAAGCGGGTGCCGTCGAGCGAGATGAGCTCGATGGGCGGGGCCGGCACCGACGTGGCGCGCTCGATCCCGAAGCGATCGAGCTCGGCCTGGGAGACGGCGGGGCGGGACTCCTTGCAGGCGGCGAGCCCCACCAGCGCGACGAGCGCGGCGAGGGCGGCGGCCGGGCGGGCGGACCGGGTGCTCATGGCGGGAAGTTCTTACACGAGGGGCCGCCTTGCCGCCAGCGCGCCGCCCGGTACACACTCCGCGCGTGCGCGGCCTCATGGGCAGCTTCGCGGTGCTCCCGCTCGGCGAGCTGGTGGAGCTGCTCGCGCGGCGCGCCATGACCGGCGCGCTCACCTGCGAGCGCGGCTCGGTGCGCAAGACGCTGCAGCTCCGCGGCGGCGCGGCGGTGGCGGCCGCGTCCAACGATCCGCGCGAGTTCCTCGGCCAGCTCCTCGTCAACTACGGCCACCTCACCGAGGCGCAGCTGCAGAAGGCGTTCGAGACGCAGGAGCAGACCCGCGTCCGGCTGGGCCGGGTGCTCGTGATGGTGGGGCTGGTGGCGCCGGAGACGGTGCGCGAGGTGCTCGCCATCAAGATCCGCGAGACCTTGCTCGACGTGTTCCTGTGGGACTCGGGCGTGTTCACGTTCGACGACGCGCCGCCGGCCGCGGTGGACGAGCTCGACCCGGAGGTGCCGCTCGCCGAGATCGCGCGCGAGGCCGAGTTCCGCGCCACCGCGTGGAGCGCGTTCCGCGCGCAGTTCCCGAGCGGCGCCGCCACGCTGGTGGTGGACGAGGCGCGCGTGCCGCCGGGCCTCGCGCCCGGCACCGTGGACGGGCGGCTGCTCGCGCTGGCGCGCGCGGGGAAGACCATCGACGAGCTGGGGCTGGCGCTCAACGCCACCGACTTCCACCTGCACCAGCGGCTCTACGCGCTCGCGAACCAGGGCGTGGTCCGGGCGGCCCCGCCGCCCGCGCCCGAGCGCGGCGCCGCGGACGCCGAGCGCGAGGCGGCGGAGCTGGTGGAGCGCGCCCGCGGGCTGCTCGCCGACGGGCACGCGGACGAGGCGGAGCTCGCGGCCGCGCGGGCGGCGGAGCTGGCGCCGGGGTGGGCGCCGGCGCGCGCGGCGCGGGCCGAGGCGGAGGCGGCGCTCGGGGAGCGGCTGCAGGCGGAGCTGCTCGGGGCGACGCTCCGGCCGGCGGCGCAGGTGTCGGCGCCGGACCTCGCGCGCATGCGGCTGCCGGCGGCGGATCGGTACCTGCTGTCGCGGTGCGACGGGAAGCGCAGCGTGGCCGAGCTGGTGCGCGCGGCGCCGATGCGGGAGCTGGACGTGCTGAAGGCGCTGCGCAGGTTCGCGGATTCGGGGTTGGTGGTGCTGTGAAGGCGGGCGGATGCCGCTCGTGGTGAGGTGATGCCCGCTCGCGGTGAGCCCGTCGAACCGCGGGCGGGAGGGCTTTCCGATGCCCGCTCGTGGTGAGCTCGTCGAACCACGGGCGGGAGGCTGGGCTTTGAGGGTGCGGGGCGGTCGGGGGCGGGGTTGGATGGCCGGAGCCGGGGCCGCCGGGATCGGCTTGCGAGACGCCCGCGGGTGGGGCGCGGGGCGCGGGGGGCGCGCGGGGGTTGTCACGGTGAGTGACTAAATGCTTGCGGCCCAACGGGAACGTGTTGCGGGCTTGACGGGGGTTGCGGGCGGGGTGGCGCTCGCGAGCGGAATCGCTGGGACGCAGGGCCCTGGTGCGCTCGCAGGGCGCGGCTGAGGCGCTGAAGGACGACGCGAGGGGGCGCGGGACCCTGGGTGCGTTCGCGCGTCCGGGGCGAGTCTCGTGCGTTTTACGAAGGGCGAAATCCGCGTGCGATGCTTCGTGCATGGACATCGCAACCGAGTTCACGAAGCGTCTCGTGGAGCTGCTCCGATCCGAGCGGCATGCCATGGCGGAGTTCCTGGTCGCGCTGGCGGAGTTCGACAAGCGCGGGCTGTGGCGGGAGCGGGGGCACACGTCGCTCTTTTCGTTCCTGCGGCGCGAGCTGGGGCTCTCGGCCGGCGCGGCGCAGTACCGGAAGACGGCGGCGGAGCTGGTCCAGCGCTACCCGGCGGTGGAGGGCGCGCTCCGGGACGGCAAGCTGTGCCTGTCCTCGGTCTGCGAGCTGGCGAAGGTGGTGACCACCGAGAACTGCGCGGAGATCCTGCCGCGGTTCTACGGCCTGTCGAGCCGGGATGCGGCGGAGGTGGCTGCCTCGATCCGGCCGGTGGAGAACCCGCCACGGCGCGAGGTCGTCGTGCCGGTGCGGGCGGCCTCTGTGCCGTCGGCGGTGACGGCGCCTGCTGCGGAGCCGATTCTATTTCGGGCGCCCGAACTGAATGTACCCGGCCGAGTCGAGGTCGCGGCTCCTGAAGAACTCGCTCGCAGTGAGCCTGTCGAACTGCGAGCGGGTTCGCCTGCCGCCAGGCCCAGCTCCGTGGACTGGCTCGACGGCGACCAGGCCCGAATGCACCTCACCGTCTCCAAGGCGTTCCTGAAAAAGCTCGACGCGGCCCGGAATGCGCTCTCACATTCCATGCCCGACGCCTCCCGCGAGGACGTCCTCGAGGCGGCGCTCGACCTGCTCCTCGACGACCGTGCGCGGCGCAAGGGGCTCACGGCTCGGCCGCAGATGAAGGTTCGGCCTTCCAAGCCGAACCACATCCCTGCCCGCGTTCGCCGCGAGGTCTGGGCCCGCGACGGCGGGCGGTGCACCTTCGTCCTCGCGTCGGGGGAGCGCTGCGGGTCCACGCACCGGCTCGAGCTCGATCACGTCGTCCCGCTCGCGCGCGGCGGGGCCTCGACCGCCGACAACCTTCGCATCCGCTGTCGCGGCCACAACCTAGAGGAAGCCCGGCGGGCCCTCGGCGACGCGGTGGTGGACGCCTACGCGGGCGGCTGGCGCCGGCCCGGGTGACTCAGGGCGCGGGGGCCTTCGCGGTCCGCAGGCCGGGGGCGTCGGCGCTGGCGACGCGGTTCGAGAAGTACGCCTCGAGCGCCTCGCGGGCGACGGCGGTCGCGCGGGTGCGCCACTTCTGGCCGTTCACCACCAGCGTCGCGACGGCGACCTCGGGGCGGTCCATGGGCGCGTAGCCGACGAACCAGGAGTAGTCGCGGTACGGCGAGGGGTCGGTCAGCGACCCGGTCTTGCCGGCGACCTCCACCCCGCGGAGCGAGCCGGGGCCGCCGCGGCGGAACACCTTCCGGGCGGTCCCCTCGGTCACGGTGCTGCGCATCGCGTCGGCGAGCGCGCCGGCGACCTGCTCGTCGATCACGCGCCACGGGGCGGGGGGCACGGGCGGCGTGGCGCCGTCGGCCTCCTCCACCAGCGACGGCGGGACGAAGACGCCGCCGTTCGCGACGGTGGCGGCGAGGAGCGCGGCGTGCAGCGGCGACAGCCGAACGGGGCCGAAGCCGGCGGCGGTGTTGGCGAGCTGGAAGGGATCGTCGGGGATGGGCGCGGGCGAGACGTCCACGGGCAGCGCGAAGGGGATGGGCTCGCCGAACAGGAACCGGCCGGCGGCGGTGCGCAGCTCGGCGGCCCCGAGGTCGCGGCCGGCGAGCTTCGCGAACACCACGTTGGCGCTGTGGCCGAGCGCGGAGGTGAGGCTCATGCAGCGGCTGTCGCGGCGCGGGTCGTCGGCGAGGAGCTTCGGCTGCAGGCGGCGCTTGCCGCCGTGGTAGCAGACCTCGTCGTCGGGGCGGACGCCGCGCTCGAGCAGCGCGGCGGCGGTCACGATCTTGAAGATGCTGGCGGCGGGCGCCATGGCGGTGCGCGCGAGCCCCTTGCGCGCCGGCTCGGCCTCGGAGTGCTCGGCCATCGCGAGCACGCGGCCGGTGGCGGGCTCGATGAGGACGGTCACCCCCCAGGGCACGGCGTTCGACGCGAGCGTGCGCTCGAGGCGCGCCTGCAGCCGCGGCTCGATCGTCAGCACCGCCCGCCCCTGCCCGAGCGGCGCGACCCATCGGCCCAGCGCGGCGTCGTAGCGGGGCTCCCCGAGCGGCGGTGGGCGCTCGGCGGGGGCCGGGGTGGACGTAGGAGTCCCGGCCGCGGCGCTCGCCGCCGGGGCCGCCGCGTGGGCGGGCTCGGGGCGCGGGGCGGCCAGTCCCGCGAGCACGAGCGCGCTCGCGGGGAGGAGCCAGACGGAGAGCTTGGAGTGCTTCATCGGACCGGAGGCGGGAGTCGTGCGCAGTGTGCCCCACGCGGCCGCCCGCGTCAAAATACGGAGCGTGCGTCCGGCATCCACCGCCTCGCCCGGGCACGCTCCCCGATCCGATGTCCTCCGCTACGCGCGCGCCCGCGGGCGCCGCCCGGCGCCCTTGCGCGCACGCGGGACGGCGATCGCGGCGTTCCGCGCGCGCCGCGCCGGCGCCTTCGCGGCGCGCGCGGGCTTCGCCTTCCCGTTCCGCACCCGCTTCGCGCTCCCGGCGGGCGCCACCTTCTTCTCCTGCGCGCGCTCGCGGAGCGCCGCCTGCGCCGCGGCGAGCCGCGCGATGGGGAGCCGGTAGGGCGAGCAGGAGACGTAGTCGAGCCCGATGCGGTGGCAGAACTCCACCGAGGCGGGATCGCCGCCGTGCTCGCCGCAGATGCCGAGCTTCAGGCCGGGCCGGGTGGCCCGCCCGCCGGCGACCGCGATCTTCATGAGCGCGCCCACGCCGTCCTGGTCCACCGAGACGAACGGATCGACGGGCAGGATCTCCTTCGCGAGGTACGTCTGCAGCACCGGGCCGGTGTCGTCGCGCGACAGGCCGAACGTGGTCTGCGTGAGGTCGTTCGTGCCGAAGGAGAAGAACTCGGCGGTGCGCGCGATCTCGGCGGCGGTGAGCGCGCCGCGCGGCACCTCGATCATCGTCCCCACGAGGTAGCGCACCTTGCGGCCGCGCCGCGCGAACACGTCGTCGGCCACCCGCCGCACCACGCCGGCCTGGTCGTCCAGCTCCTTCACCGAGGCGACGAGCGGGATCATCACCTCGGGCTCGACCTTCACGCCCTGCTCGGCGGCGTCGCAGGCCGCCTCGAAGATGGCGCGCACCTGCATCTCGGTGATCTCGGGGTGGCTGATGCCGAGCCGGCAGCCGCGGTGGCCGAGCATGGGGTTCGACTCGACCAGGTCCGCGATCTGCGCCCGGATCTCCTCGACGGTGCGCCCGGTGTCGCGCGCCAGCTGCGCGACGCCCTGCTCCTCGTGCGGGAGGAACTCGTGCAGCGGCGGATCCAGCGTCCGGATGGTGACGGGCCGCCCCGCCATCTCCAGGAACAGCCCGCGGAAGTCCTCGCGCTGCACCGGCAGCAGCTTCGCGAGCGCCTTGCGTCGGTCCTCGTGCGTCTCGGCCACGATCATCTCGCGCATCGGGCCGATCTTCCCCTCGCCGAAGAACATGTGCTCGGTGCGGCACAGGCCGATGCCCTGCGCGCCGAACGCGACCGCCACGCGCGCCTGGTCCGGCTGGTCGGCGTTCGTCCGCACCTTCAGGCGCCGGGCGGCGTCGGCCCAGGAGAGCAGCTTCGCGAAGCGCTGGTACGTCGGCGCGTCCTTCGGCTCGACGCTGCGCTCCACCAGCACCGCCATCACCTCCGACGGGCGCGTGTCGAGGCGGCCCTCGATCACCTCGCCGGCGGTGCCGTCGATGGAGAGCCAGTCGCCCTCCTTCAGCACCTTCGGGCCGCCGGCGGTCTCCACCGTCATGGTGCGCGCGTGGTAGTCGAACTCGAGCGCGCCGCAGCCCACGATCGCGACCTTGCCCATCTGCCGCGCCACCAGCGCCGCGTGCGAGGTCATGCCGCCGAACGCGGTGAGGAAGCCCTCGGCGGCGGCCATGCCGCGGATGTCCTCCGGGCTGGTCTCGTGGCGGGCCAGGATCACCGGCTCGCCGCGCGCGTGCCACGCCGCCGCGTCCTGCGCGAAGAACACCAGCTTGCCGCTGGCGGCGCCCGGGCCGGCCGGGAGCCCCTTCGCCAGCCCCCGCCCGCCCTTCGCCGCCGCCGCCTTCGCCTCGGCGTCGAACACCGGGCGGAGCAGCTGGTTGAGCGCCTCCGGCTCGACCCGCAGCACCGCCTCGTCGCGCCCGATGAGCCGCTCCTCGGCCATCTCCACCGCGATCCGCACCGCCGCGAGGCCGGTGCGCTTCCCGTTGCGCGTCTGCAGGAGGTAGAGCCGCCCGCGCTCGATGGTGAACTCGATGTCCTGCATGTCGCGGTAGTGGCGCTCGAGCGTCTCGCGCGCGGCCTCCAGCTGCTGCGCCACCTCCGGCCAGCGCTCCTTCAGCTCGGAGATCTTCTGCGGCGTCCGGGTGCCCGCGACCACGTCCTCGCCCTGCGCGTTCACCAGGAACTCGCCGTAGAACTCGTCCTCGCCGGTGGCGGGGTTGCGGGTGAACGCGACGCCGGTGCCGGAGTCGTCGCCCATGTTCCCGAACACCATCGACTGGACCGAGACCGCGGTGCCCCACTCGGCCGGGATGCCGTTCAGCTGCCGGTACGCGATGGCCCGGTCGTTGTTCCAGGAGCGGAAGACCGCGCCGATGGCGGCGAGGAGCTGCTCGTGGGGCGCCTCCGGGAACTCGACGCCCTTGCGCCGCCGGATCTCCGCCTTGAACTCGGCCACCAGCTCGCGCAGCGCCTCGACCGGCAGGTCCTTGTCATGCTTCACGCCGTGCGCGTGCTTCTTCGCGTCGAGGATCACCTCGAACGGATCGCGGTCCTCCTTGCGCTCGGGCTTGAGGCCCAGCACCACGTCCCCGAACATCGCCACGAAGCGGCGGTAGCTGTCCCACGCGAAGCGCGGGTTCGAGGCGCGCGCCGCCAGCCCCTCCACGGTGGCGTCGTTCAGCCCGAGGTTGAGCACCGTGTCCATCATCCCGGGCATGGAGGCGCGGGCGCCGGAGCGGACCGAGACGAGCAGCGGGTCGGACGGGTCGCCGAAGCCCTTGCCGGTGAGCGCCTCCACCTTGCGCAGGGCCGCCTTCAGCTCGGGCTCGAGCGCCTTCGGCAGCTTCTGGCCGGCCTTGTAGTACTCGGCGCAGACGTCGGTGGTGATGGTGAAGCCGGGCGGCACCGGGATGCCGATGTTCGACATCTCCGCCAGCCCGGCGCCCTTGCCGCCGAGCAGGTCCTTCATGTCCTTGTTCCCCTCGGCCTTGCCGCCGCCGAAGGCGTAGATGCGCTTCGCCGCCATGCGTCACCTCGAGATGGGAGAATCTCGACTGCGCCCGGAAAACGCAGCCGCGGAGCCACCATGCTCGATCGGAACGGCGCGCGGGACAACCCGGTGCTTCGCGGGACGCCCCGACGCGGCGGTGGGGCGTTGACCGGGGTCAACGCCCGGTGCGGGCGTGCGGTCGCGCGCGCGACCCTATATCCGCATCGCCTCGACGCGCGCCTCGTCGTGCTCGGGCTCGACCTCGTAGGTCTCGACCAGGTTGCCCTCGCGCCACTCCACCACCACGCGCCCCGCGTCCTTGCCCTTCCCGTAGCGCGCCACGATGCGCGCGGCGAGCTGGCGCTCCTCCCAGGTCGGCACGCCCTCGACCAGGGCCACCGGCCCGAGCACGTCCCGCGCCTCCACCCGGGCGCGCCCGTCCACGTGGTGCTCGAGCAGCGCGTTCTCCACCTCGGTGCGCCCGACGATGAGCTTCGCGCGCGGGGAGAGCCGGAAGTGGCGGCCGGTGGAGAGCAGCACCACGTCCTCGCGCTCCAGCTTGCGCGCCTCGCCCCGCGCCTCGCGCGCGTCGAGCACGTCGAAGAACTTCCGCGAGAACGCCTCGTCGGTCAGGTAGCAGCACCCGCCCGCCGGCTGCGGCCACTCCGAGATCCCCAGCTCCTCGGCGAGCGCCATCTGCCGGGTGCGGCCGCGGCCGCTGATGTCGAGCAGGCGCTCGCGATCGACGATCCCCTCCTTCTCCGGGATGGTCGGGGGCAGGAGCTTCGCCGAGAGCGGGCGGAGCAGGCGGCCGTCGAGCCCGCTCTCGCGCTCGATGATGCGGAGCGTGTCGCGGCGCTGGCTCTTGGGGCGCTGGCCGAGCACCTCGCCGGTGAAGATGAAGTCGGCGCCCTCCGCCTCCATGATCTCCTTCGCCTTGCGCATCATGAACACGCGGCAGTCCACGCACGGGTTGGCGTTCGCGCCGTAGCCCCAGCGCGGGTTCACGAGCATGTCGAAGTAGCCCGGGCCGGAGATGTCCACGTACTCGATGTCCACCTCGAGGTCGGCGGCGGCGCGGAGCGCCTCGTTCTGCGGGACGGTGCCGTCGGGGCGCCCGCCCTTCCGGCGCTGCGTCTCGGTGATGCAGAAGCCGGTGTAGAAGTTCACCGCCTTCACCTCGATGCCCTGCCCGCGCACGAGCGCCAGCGCCAGCGTCGAGTCGAGCCCGCCGGAGATCAGTGCG from Anaeromyxobacter dehalogenans 2CP-C includes:
- a CDS encoding thiamine biosynthesis protein; its protein translation is MKKQGKAIALISGGLDSTLALALVRGQGIEVKAVNFYTGFCITETQRRKGGRPDGTVPQNEALRAAADLEVDIEYVDISGPGYFDMLVNPRWGYGANANPCVDCRVFMMRKAKEIMEAEGADFIFTGEVLGQRPKSQRRDTLRIIERESGLDGRLLRPLSAKLLPPTIPEKEGIVDRERLLDISGRGRTRQMALAEELGISEWPQPAGGCCYLTDEAFSRKFFDVLDAREARGEARKLEREDVVLLSTGRHFRLSPRAKLIVGRTEVENALLEHHVDGRARVEARDVLGPVALVEGVPTWEERQLAARIVARYGKGKDAGRVVVEWREGNLVETYEVEPEHDEARVEAMRI